A stretch of the Elephas maximus indicus isolate mEleMax1 chromosome 3, mEleMax1 primary haplotype, whole genome shotgun sequence genome encodes the following:
- the ZNF593 gene encoding zinc finger protein 593 isoform X1 gives MGRSRRTGAHRAHSLARQMKAKRRRPDLDEIHRELRPQGPARRLRDPDAEPDPDLPGGGLHRCLACAPGAWRQEMNWGLRDKRTRRALSPHPYPYRRYFIDSANLRTHFRSKDHKKRLKQLSVEPYSQEEAERAAGMGSYVPPQRLPVPTEVSTDVPEMDTSA, from the exons ATGGGTCGCTCCCGCCGGACCGGCGCACACCGAGCACACTCCCTGGCCCGCCAGATGAAGGCCAAGCGGCGGCGGCCGGACCTGGATGAGATTCACCGCGAGCTACGGCCCCAGGGTCCCGCACGGCGCCTGCGCGACCCGGACGCCGAGCCGGACCCCGACCTGCCAGGGGGCGGACTGCATCGCTGTCTGGCCTGCGC ACCCGGAGCCTGGCGTCAGGAAATGAACTGGGGTCTGCGAGATAAGCGTACTCGAAGGGCACTGTCTCCTCACCCCTATCCCTACAGAAGGTACTTCATCGATTCTGCCAATCTGAGGACCCACTTTCGATCCAAAGACCACAAGAAAAG GCTGAAGCAGCTGAGCGTGGAGCCGTACAGTCAGGAAGAGGCAGAGAGGGCAGCGGGCATGGGCTCTTATGTGCCTCCTCAGCGGCTGCCAGTGCCCACAGAGGTGTCCACTGATGTCCCAGAGATGGACACATCTGCCTGA
- the ZNF593OS gene encoding putative transmembrane protein ZNF593OS — MSQNRLDSNRPPRRPVFPTMRFRCLTPGYFRVLQMQIAGQLKAEPRSPLAGVVATLLAVLGLGGSCYGVWKMVGQQQPPQTP, encoded by the exons atgagtcagaatcgacttgacagcaacag GCCGCCAAGAAGACCAGTGTTCCCCACCATGCGATTTCGATGCCTGACCCCAGGCTACTTCCGAGTGCTACAG ATGCAGATAGCCGGGCAGCTGAAGGCAGAGCCCCGGAGCCCATTGGCTGGGGTTGTGGCCACGCTGCTGGCTGTTCTCGGACTGGGCGGCTCCTGCTATGGTGTCTGGAAGATGGTGGGGCAGCAACAGCCACCACAGACCCCATGA
- the FAM110D gene encoding protein FAM110D produces MILASPSTPSRGRTPSAVERLEADKAKYVKTHQVIVRRQEPALLGALGPLTPHPCNELGPPASPRTPRPARRGSGRRLPRPDSLIFYRQKRDCKVSVNKENAKGQGLVRRLFLGAPRDTTSSIPGPTERPAVPGGWTAPPDAPEATGKRALCPTCSLPLSEKERFFNYCGLERALVEVLGAERFSPQSWGADASPQAGTSPPPGSGDTSDWTSSDSGADGPNREGPSGAEAVGSARDGRPQVSVVERNARVIQWLYGCQRARGPPRESEV; encoded by the coding sequence ATGATCCTGGCCTCTCCCTCCACCCCGTCCAGAGGACGGACCCCCAGCGCAGTGGAGAGACTGGAGGCCGACAAAGCGAAGTATGTCAAGACGCATCAAGTGATAGTGCGGCGCCAGGAGCCAGCCCTGCTCGGGGCACTCGGGCCGCTCACTCCGCACCCCTGCAATGAGCTCGGGCCCCCTGCATCGCCCAGGACGCCCAGACCCGCCCGCCGGGGCAGCGGCAGGCGGCTGCCAAGGCCTGACTCTCTCATCTTCTACCGCCAGAAGCGAGATTGCAAGGTCTCGGTGAACAAAGAGAATGCCAAGGGCCAGGGGCTGGTAAGACGCCTTTTCCTGGGCGCCCCCCGGGACACCACCTCGAGCATCCCGGGCCCAACAGAGAGACCCGCGGTTCCTGGGGGTTGGACCGCGCCCCCAGATGCCCCGGAAGCGACAGGAAAGCGGGCGCTGTGCCCCACGTGCTCGCTGCCCCTGTCGGAGAAGGAGCGGTTCTTCAACTACTGCGGCCTGGAGCGCGCTCTGGTGGAAGTGCTGGGCGCTGAGCGCTTCTCTCCGCAGAGCTGGGGCGCCGACGCCAGCCCCCAAGCCGGAACCTCGCCGCCGCCCGGCTCCGGGGACACCAGCGACTGGACGTCCAGCGACAGCGGCGCAGACGGCCCAAACCGTGAGGGCCCCAGCGGCGCGGAGGCGGTGGGCTCTGCGCGGGACGGGCGCCCCCAGGTGTCCGTGGTGGAGCGCAACGCGCGCGTCATCCAGTGGCTGTACGGCTGCCAGCGCGCCCGAGGCCCACCGCGCGAGTCGGAGGTGTGA
- the ZNF593 gene encoding zinc finger protein 593 isoform X2 gives MGRSRRTGAHRAHSLARQMKAKRRRPDLDEIHRELRPQGPARRLRDPDAEPDPDLPGGGLHRCLACARYFIDSANLRTHFRSKDHKKRLKQLSVEPYSQEEAERAAGMGSYVPPQRLPVPTEVSTDVPEMDTSA, from the exons ATGGGTCGCTCCCGCCGGACCGGCGCACACCGAGCACACTCCCTGGCCCGCCAGATGAAGGCCAAGCGGCGGCGGCCGGACCTGGATGAGATTCACCGCGAGCTACGGCCCCAGGGTCCCGCACGGCGCCTGCGCGACCCGGACGCCGAGCCGGACCCCGACCTGCCAGGGGGCGGACTGCATCGCTGTCTGGCCTGCGC AAGGTACTTCATCGATTCTGCCAATCTGAGGACCCACTTTCGATCCAAAGACCACAAGAAAAG GCTGAAGCAGCTGAGCGTGGAGCCGTACAGTCAGGAAGAGGCAGAGAGGGCAGCGGGCATGGGCTCTTATGTGCCTCCTCAGCGGCTGCCAGTGCCCACAGAGGTGTCCACTGATGTCCCAGAGATGGACACATCTGCCTGA
- the C3H1orf232 gene encoding uncharacterized protein C1orf232 homolog, with translation MNQAFWKTYKSKVLQTLSGESEEDLAEERETPVLVTSETAEPAEEAFNPVSQLARRVQGVGVKGWLTMSSLFNKDDEDKLLPPEPCADHPLAARPPSPAAAEAEPRGSGFWDAFASRWQQQQAVAASVLPSAEPTQEPDPEPGDEAAERPEPREADPATGFKWGFLTHKLAEMRVKAAPKGD, from the exons ATGAACCAGGCTTTCTGGAAAACCTACAAGTCCAAAGTGCTACAGACCCTTAGTGGGGAATCTGAGGAGGACCTGGCAGAGGAG AGGGAGACTCCAGTGTTGGTGACGTCTGAGACGGCAGAACCAGCTGAAGAGGCCTTCAATCCCGTGTCGCAGCTGGCCCGCAGG GTTCAGGGAGTCGGGGTGAAAGGTTGGCTGACAATGTCATCTCTGTTTAACAAAGACGATGAGGACAAGCTGCTGCCACCGGAGCCCTGTGCAGacca CCCCTTGGCGGCGCGGCCCCCCTCGCCAGCAGCGGCTGAGGCGGAGCCGCGCGGATCCGGCTTCTGGGACGCGTTCGCCAGcaggtggcagcagcagcaggcggTAGCAGCGTCCGTTCTGCCCAGCGCAGAGCCCACCCAGGAGCCGGACCCCGAACCCGGGGACGAGGCCGCAGAGCGCCCGGAGCCGCGGGAGGCCGACCCTGCAACCGGTTTCAAGTGGGGCTTCCTAACCCACAAACTGGCCGAGATGAGGGTGAAGGCTGCGCCCAAGGGCGACTAG